The nucleotide sequence CCGCTTTGTCGAACAGATGGAGGCGGAGTTCGAGATCGCCCGCCAGTTCAACCACCCAAACCTGCGCCGGACCTTCGATCTGAAGATCAGCAAGTCGATGCTATTGAAGATCACCGAAGCATACCTGATTCTCGAACTGGTCGAGGGGCACTCGCTCGACGTGAAACCACCGCAGTCGATGCTTGAGGCGCTCGACACCTTCATTCAGGCCGGTCGTGGCTTGCAGTACATGCACAACCTTGGCTATGTGCACTGCGACATGAAGCCCAACAACATCATGCGCGACACCGAGGGCATGGTGAAGGTGATCGACTACGGCCAGTCATGCCCGATCGGCACCATCAAGGACCGTATCCAGGGCACGCCCGACTTCATCGCCCCCGAGCAGGTGCTTCGCAAACCCGTCGACATCACGACCGACGCGTACAACTTCGGAGCAACGCTTTACTGGGCACTCACCGGTACCCATATCCCCACGGCTTACACCGTCAAGAAAAAGGGTGGCGACAACGCCTTCCTCGTCGACAGCCGCATTCAGACCCCGCAAGACCTCAACCCGCGCGTCCCGCCGGTGGTCAGTCAGGTCGTCATGGAATGTGTCGCCAGCAAGCAGAGCAAACGGCCCGGCAACATGGAGTCCGTTGTCCACAAGCTCGAGATCGGCCGACACATCCTCACCCGTGACGAGTCGACCTACGAAGACTTCGAGGTCTGACGCCGCAATCAAGCTGCGAGCAACAGACCGGTCTTCTCGCCCCACTTCACTTTGCGATACGGCAGCAGTTCGACCTTGCCCGAGGCGACCAGCGGCTGCAAGGCCGAGGCGTCTGCGCGGCGGTGGGCCACGAGCAACATCAGCACCGGTGAGACGTCAGACCGGACGGCCAGTTGCGGCAATGCCTGT is from Planctomycetota bacterium and encodes:
- a CDS encoding serine/threonine-protein kinase; protein product: MSQRLLHYDIIERLGEGAGSTIYRARDSRTGREVALKHVVRHNPKDIRFVEQMEAEFEIARQFNHPNLRRTFDLKISKSMLLKITEAYLILELVEGHSLDVKPPQSMLEALDTFIQAGRGLQYMHNLGYVHCDMKPNNIMRDTEGMVKVIDYGQSCPIGTIKDRIQGTPDFIAPEQVLRKPVDITTDAYNFGATLYWALTGTHIPTAYTVKKKGGDNAFLVDSRIQTPQDLNPRVPPVVSQVVMECVASKQSKRPGNMESVVHKLEIGRHILTRDESTYEDFEV